The DNA sequence GAGGTCACCCCCACCGGCGCCGCCACCCGGCACGTGCCCGGCACCGTCTTCGACTACCTGCAAAGCGAACTGCGCACCCGTCAGACCACCGCCCCCCACCTGCCCTTCGACTTCACCGGCGGCTACGTCGGCTACTTCGGCTACGAACTCAAGGGCGACCTGGGCGCCACCAACAAGCACCGCGCCCCCACCCCGGACGCCGTCTGGCTCTTCGCCGACCGCTTCATCGCCGTCGACCACCACGACAACACCACCTACCTGGCCGCCCTCAGCCGCACCGGCCGCAGCCACGGGGCGGGCGGCGCCGAGGACGCCGTGCGCTGGCTGGAGGCGACCGCCGCGGCCCTGCTGGCCCTGCCCCCGCGCCGGCCCTCCCCTGCCGCCGAGCCCAGCACCGCCCCCGTCGAGCCCTGGCTGGTCCACGACGCCGACGCCTACGCCGCCCGCATCGCCGACATCCACCAGCAGCTGCGCGCCGGCGAAAGCTACGAAGTCTGCCTCACCAACGCCGCCTGGGCACCGGCCGCCCCCCGCAGCGGCCTGGACTTCTACCGCACCCTGCGCCACGTCAACCCCGCCCCCTACGCCTCCTACCTGCGCCTGGGCGACGACGTCGAGATCGCCGGCTCCTCCCCCGAACGCTTCCTGACCATCGACCGCACCGGCACCGTCGAAACCAAACCGATCAAGGGCACCGTCCCGCGCAGCGACGACCCCCGCGAGGACCGCCGGCTGCGCGACTCCCTGACCGACAGCGCCAAGACCCGCGCCGAGAACCTCATGATCGTCGACCTGCTCCGCAACGACCTCGGCCGCGTCAGCAAGGTCGGATCCGTGCACGTGCCCCGCCTGATGGCCACCGAGAGCTACCGCACCGTCCACCAGCTCGTCTCCACCATCCGCGGCACCCTGCGCGAGGACACCGACGCCATCGACGCCGTGCGCGCCTGCTTCCCCGGCGGCTCCATGACCGGCGCCCCCAAGCGCCGCACCATGGAGATCATCGAGTCCCTGGAGACCGAGGCCCGCGGCGTCTACTCCGGCTCCATCGGCTGGCTGTCCACCAACGGCACCGCCGACCTGAACATCGTCATCCGCACCGCCGTGCGCATCGGCGACCAGTGGCGCATCGGCGCCGGCGGCGCCATCGTCCTGGACTCCGACGCCGAGGACGAGTACCAGGAAATGCTCCTGAAGGCCGCCGCCCCGCTGCGCGCCCTGCACCACACCGCCCCCGCCCCGCACACCCCCGGCACGGCCGGGCCGGACGCGGCGCCCGAGCCCGCGGAGGTGCCCGACGTGCCGGCCGCGGTCTGAGCCCCGCCCCGCCCCCCGCCCGGGGCCAAGGCCCCCCGGCAGCACCCGCCCTGGCCCCCGCCCCCGCCACCCCCGCGCCGCCCCCGGCCCGCCCCCCGAAGGGGCGCGGCGCACACCCAGAACAGGAACCCCACCCGCCATGAACATGGCCGCAGACCTGGCCCGCCGGGCCGCCCGCAACAGGTGGCTCCAGCGGCCCGCCTACCACGAGGACGGCCACACCCTCACCCACGGCCGCCTGCACCGCCTGGCCGCCCAGGCCGCCACCGTCCTGGCCGGCGCCGGCATCGGCCCCGGCACCCGCGTCCTGATCGCCCTGCCCGACACCGTCGCCTGGATCACCGCGTTCCTGGCCACCGCCCGCCTCGGCGGCGTCGCCGTCCTGGCCAACCCCCACCTGGCCGCAGGCGAACACGCCCACATCGTGGCCGACGCCCGCCCCCGCCTGGCCCTCACCGACGCCCCCCTCGCCCCCCGCTTCACCGCCCTGGCCCACCTCACCGGCGAGGAACTCCTGCACCGGGCCGCCGCCGCACCGCCCGCCCGGCCCGCCGACCTCGACCCCGGCCACGCCCTCTACATCCAGTACACCTCCGGCACCACCGGCGCCCCCAAAGGCGTCATCCACCGCCAGAGCGACCCCGAGCGCTACTACACCGGCGCCGGCGCCCAGCTCCTGGACATCGGCGAGAGCGACGTCAACCTGTCCGTCTCCAAACTGTTCTTCGCCTACGGCCTGGGCAACTCCCTGGCCTTCCCCCTGTACTCGGGCGGCTCCGCCGTCCTGCTGCCCGCCCCGCCCCGCCCCGCGGCCATCGCCGCCCTGGCCGCCCGCCACCACGTCACCCACCTGCACGCGGTCCCCTCCGCCTACGCCGCCCTGCTCAGCCACGGCGATGCGGCCGCCTTCAGCCGCCTGCGCGCCGCCGTCTCCGCCGGCGAACGCCTCAGCCCCGCCCTGGCCGCCCGCATCACCGCCCACCTGGAGGCCCCCGTCCTGGACCAGCTCGGCTCCACCGAAGCCGGCCACGCCTTCAGCTCCAACAGCCTCACCCGCCACACCCCCGGCACCGTCGGCACCCCCGTGCCCGGCTTCGAACTCCAGCTGCGCGACCGCCACCACACCCCGGTACCCGACGGCACCGAAGGCGACCTGTGGGTCCGCGGCCCCACCCTCATGCCCCACTACCTCAACCGGCCCGAGGAAACCGCCCGCACCCTCGTCGACGGCTGGCTGGCCACCCGCGACCGCGCCGTACGCAACCCCGACGGCACCTACACCCACCGCGGCCGCGCCGACGACCTGGAGATGGTCGGCGGCATCACCATCTCCCCCACCGAGGTCGAAGAAGTCCTCGCCGCCCACCCGGCCGTGCGCGACGTCGCCGTCGCCTCCCTGCCCAACGCCGACGGCGCCACCAAACTCCGCGCCTTCGTCGTCCCCCACCACCCCCAACACGCCGACGGCCTGGAAGCCGAACTGACCGCCCTGGCCCGCACCCGCCTGGCCCCCTTCAAAGTGCCGCGCAGCGTGCAGTTCGTCGACTCCCTGCCGCGCACCGCCACCGGCAAGCTCCAGCGCTTTTTGATCCGCACCACCACCGCCGCCACCGCCCGCTGACCGACCCCCCGGCCGCCCCCGGCCGCCACGAAAGGACACCCCTCATGCCCAGGCTCGCCCTGCCCGAAAAGGCCTTCTACCTCGGCCTGCTGTGGGAGAAGGCCGCCGAGAAGCACGGGCCCGTGCCCGTCACCCTCGACCAGCCCCTGGCCACCTTCCCCCACGCCGGCACCGACCTGACCTACCGCTCCCTGGCCGACCTCGTCGACGACCTCGCCGCCCGGCTGTGGCACGTGGGCATCCGCCCCACCGAACGCGTCGCCATCCACAAGGACGACAACTTCGACATCGCCCTGCTGGCCGCCGCCACCGCCCGCATCGGCGCCGTCCCCGTCGTCCTGTCCGCCGCCCTGAGCGGCGACGTCACCGCCCAGCTCCTGCACCGCCTGGAGCAGCCCTGGCTGGTCAGCGACGCCGCCAAACTCTCCGGCCCCCTCAGCGGCACCGACCTGAGCGCGCTGGTGCGCGACACCGTCCTGGCCGGCACCGCCGCCCACGGCCGGCTGCGCCTGCTCGCCGACATCACCGACGCCCCCCGCCGCGAGCCGGTGCGCCTGCACCGCCGCCAGACCGCCCTGATCACCCACAGCTCCGGCACCACCGGCGTCAACAAGCTCATGGTCCACAACGCCCGCGCCCTCTTCCACCGGCTGCTGCCCCAGCAGCTCATCGCCTGGCCCATCCGAAGGAAGGAGACCGTCGCGCTCGCCATGAGCTACGTCCACTCCCGCTTCTACCACTCGCTGGGCGTGTTCCTGAACTACGGCAACCCGCTGGTCATCCTCACCGACCCCGACCCCGACACGGTCGGCCCGATCTTCACCCGCACCCGCCCCGGCCTGGTGGAGACCCACCCCAACAACTTCATCCAGTGGGAAGACCTCGCCGACGCCCCCGGCGCCCCGCTCTCCAGCGTCCGCTACTACAGCAGCACCTTCGACGCCATCCACCCCCGCACCATCCAGCGCCTGCTCGCCGCCTCCCACCGCCGCCGCCCCCTGCTGGTCCAGCTCTACGGACAGAGCGAGACCGGCCCCATCTCCGGCGCCTGGTACACCCGCAAGAGCGCCGAGAAGAACGACGGCCGCGACGTCGGCTTCGTCCTGCCCGGCTTCATCAAGCTGCGCGCCGTCGACGACAACGGCCGCCCCGTCCCGCGCGGCCGGGCCGGCCACCTCGAACTGCGCGGCCGCGGCACGATCATGACCTACCTCGGCGAGGACGAGCGCTACCAAAAGCAGCGCCACGACGGCTGGTGGCGCCTGGGCGACATGGGCTCCCTGCACCGCGGCGGCAGACTCCGCCTCATCGACCGCGAGATCGACCAGATCGACACCATCGACAGCAACCTCGAACTCGAGGACGTCCTGATGTCCCGCCTGGACGAACTCCTCGAAGTCATCATCGTGCCCGGCGCCGACGACACCCCCGTGCCCGTGATCTGCACCCGCCGCGACGCCCCCCTCGACGAGGACCGCTGGCGACAGGCCACCGCCGGACTGCCCGCCCTGGCCGCCCCCCTGCACTGGCCCTTCGCCGACGTGCCGCGCACCTCCACCTGGAAGGTCCGCCGCGTGGAGATCACCCGCATGCTCCGCGACGGCCAGACCCCCACCGCCCCCGCCACCGCCCCCACCGCCTGACCCCCAACTCCCTTACGCGTGCCGCCTCTTGCCGCACCAGCCGCACCTGCCGGAAGGACTGACCAGACCATGGCACCCCCCTCGCCCCAGGCACCGACCCACCCCGTCCTCGTCGTCGGCGCGGGCCCGGTCGGGCTCACCGCCGCCCTGGCCCTGCGCCACCACCAGATCCCCGTCACCGTCCTGGAAGCCGACCCCGCCGAGCGCCGGCGGCCCGGCAGCCGCGCCCTGTTCGTCCACCGCGACTCCCTGGACCTGCTCGGCACCATCAGCCCCGGCCTGGACAAGACCCTCATCGACCACGGCGTCATCTGGCCCACCCGCCGCACCGTCTACCGCGACCGCGAGGTCTTCTCCCGCACCTACCCCGTCCAGCACACCGGCGCCGCCACCCCGCCCTTCACCAGCCTGCGCCAGGTCGAGACCGAAAAGCACCTGCTGCGCGCCTGCCAGGACGCCGGCGTCCGCTTCGTGTGGGACGCCCCCGTCACCGGCACCGAACCCGGCCCCGACGGCGTACGGGTGTACACCGCCGACGGCACCGTCCACCACGCCCGCTTCGTCATCGCCGCCGACGGCGCCCGCTCCACCGTGCGCCACGCCCTGGGCATCCCCATGAGCGGCACCCGCTCCCAGGCCTTCCACGTCGTGGTCGACATCGCCGAGGACCCCGGCCACCCGCTGCCCCTGGAGCGCGTGTTCACCTACGAACACCCCGCGCTCGGCGGGCGCAGCGTGATGCGGGTGCCCTTCGCCGGCGGCTTCCAGCTCGACCTGCAGTGCAAGGACGGCGACGACCCCGAGCAGTGGGCCACCGAGGAGGCCGCCCGCGCCTGGGTGGCCCGCGTGGTGCCCCCCGCCTACGCCGACCGGCTGCTGTGGGTCTCGCGCTACCACTTCCTGCAGGTCGTGGCCGACGCCTTCACCGACCCCGCCCACCGGGTCCTGCTGGTGGGCGAGGCCTCGCACCTGTTCCCGCCGTTCGGGGCGCGCGGCATGAACAGCGGCATCGCCGACGCGGTGGCCGCCGCCGACGCCATCGCCCAGGCCCTGGCCGGCGGCGAACGCACCGCGGCCGTCGGCGCGTTCGCCCACGCCCGCCGCGAGGCCGCCCTGTTCAACTCCCGCGCGGCCGGCACCGCCCTGGCCCACCTGCGCCCCCGCCACCGCAGGACCCGGCTGCTGCAGGCCTTCTCCGCCCGCCTGGCCCCGCTGGTGCCCGCCTGGGGCGAATGGCTGGAGCGCGCCCCCTACGGGCCGCGCACCGCACCGGCCACCGCCGTGCACGGAAAGTACTGACCGGCCGTGTCCCCCCGGCACACGGCGTGGTTCGCCTGGCGGCCCGGCTCCCACCTGGCCCCCGCCCGCCCGCCCGACGCCCCGGTCCTGGCCGCCGACTCCTGGCTCGTCCAGGACGGCCGGGCAAGGTTCACCGCCGGGCACCGGGCCCGGTTCCTGGCCGCCTGCCGGGCCGCGGGCGCCGGCCGCGGCCTGGACGCGGACGGCTTCTTCACCCAGGCGCTGGCCCGGCTGCCGCGCACCGGCGCCTGGTTCCCGCGCGTGGAACTGCTCGGCGGCGCCCGGCCGGTGCTCGGCCTGCGCCTTCGGCCCTGCCCCGAGCGCACCGGCCAGGCGCGCCTGAGCTGCTGGTACGGGCCCGACCCGCGCACCTGCCCCACCCGCAAGGGCCCCGACCTGGCCGCGCTCGCCGGCTTGCGCGCCCACGCCCGGGGCCGGGGCGCCGACGACTACCTGCTGACCACCCCCGACGGGCGGGCCAGCGAGGCCACCTCGGCCACCCTGCTGTGGTGGCAGGACGGGCGGCTGTGCCTGCCCGCGCCCGGCCTGCCCGTCCTGCCCGGCATCACCGCCGCCTGGATCACCGCCCGCGCCACCCGCCTGGGCATCCCCCTCACCCCCCGCGACGTCCGCCCGGCCGACCTCAGCGGCCACGAGGTGTGGCTGGTCAACGCCCTGCACGGCATCCGGCCCGTGACCGCCTGGCCCCACACCCCCTACCGGGCCGGGCCCGCCGAGCGCGCCGCGGACTGGCAGCGCGCCTGGCAGGACGCCGCCCGCCCCCTGCCCGCCCCGCGCGTCCCGCGTCCGTCCGCACGGCAGGCCGCCCGCCCCTGAACCGCCCCCGCCACCCGGCCCGTTGCCCCGCCCGCCCGCCCAAGGAGAGCTTCCCGTCATGAACAGCCGCCCCCTGACCCTGGCCATCGTCGGCGCCGGCCCCCGAGGCCTGTCCGTCCTGGAGCGGACCCTCGCCGGCGCCCGCACCCTGCCCACCCGCCCGCTGACCGTGCACGTCATCGACCCCTTCCCGCCCGGCGCGGGCGCCGTGTGGCGCACCGACCAGCCCGCCCACCTGCTGATGAACACCGTCGCCTCCCAGGTGACCGTGTTCACCGACGCCTCCGTGCGCATGCAGGGCCCGCTGGTGCGCGGCCCGAGCCTGTACCAGTGGGCCCGCTCCCTGGCCCGCTCCCGCACCGCCGCCGCCCAGCCGGCGTGGGTGCTCGAGCAGGCCAGCGCCCTGGGCCCCGACGCCTACCCCACCCGCGCCTTCTACGGCCACTACCTGCGCTGGGCGTTCGCCCACATCGTCTCCCGCGCCCCCTCCCACACCCGGGTGCGCACCCACGCCACCCGCGCCACCGCCCTGG is a window from the Streptomyces spectabilis genome containing:
- a CDS encoding AMP-binding protein — protein: MNMAADLARRAARNRWLQRPAYHEDGHTLTHGRLHRLAAQAATVLAGAGIGPGTRVLIALPDTVAWITAFLATARLGGVAVLANPHLAAGEHAHIVADARPRLALTDAPLAPRFTALAHLTGEELLHRAAAAPPARPADLDPGHALYIQYTSGTTGAPKGVIHRQSDPERYYTGAGAQLLDIGESDVNLSVSKLFFAYGLGNSLAFPLYSGGSAVLLPAPPRPAAIAALAARHHVTHLHAVPSAYAALLSHGDAAAFSRLRAAVSAGERLSPALAARITAHLEAPVLDQLGSTEAGHAFSSNSLTRHTPGTVGTPVPGFELQLRDRHHTPVPDGTEGDLWVRGPTLMPHYLNRPEETARTLVDGWLATRDRAVRNPDGTYTHRGRADDLEMVGGITISPTEVEEVLAAHPAVRDVAVASLPNADGATKLRAFVVPHHPQHADGLEAELTALARTRLAPFKVPRSVQFVDSLPRTATGKLQRFLIRTTTAATAR
- the pabB gene encoding aminodeoxychorismate synthase component I, which translates into the protein MKTLLIDNYDSYTYNLFQLIAEVNGEEPDVVTNDAPGAADLDLSAYDNVVISPGPGHPGRAEDFGASARIIERATIPVLGVCLGHQGIAAAAGALITRAPQARHGYLSQVTHTAREVFADLPQDFTAVRYHSLAIAEPLPAALEATAWAEDGVIMAVRHRERPLWGVQFHPESVSTQYGHQMLANFRDLTLAHQARHPHTAPRPATPADTTDTTDTTDTAADAAQRAAAPAAGAPYQLHLRILEKEIDTESAFTHLYGTTDAPVFWLDSALAEAGRARFSFFGDASGPLAETVRYRTGQGHVEVTPTGAATRHVPGTVFDYLQSELRTRQTTAPHLPFDFTGGYVGYFGYELKGDLGATNKHRAPTPDAVWLFADRFIAVDHHDNTTYLAALSRTGRSHGAGGAEDAVRWLEATAAALLALPPRRPSPAAEPSTAPVEPWLVHDADAYAARIADIHQQLRAGESYEVCLTNAAWAPAAPRSGLDFYRTLRHVNPAPYASYLRLGDDVEIAGSSPERFLTIDRTGTVETKPIKGTVPRSDDPREDRRLRDSLTDSAKTRAENLMIVDLLRNDLGRVSKVGSVHVPRLMATESYRTVHQLVSTIRGTLREDTDAIDAVRACFPGGSMTGAPKRRTMEIIESLETEARGVYSGSIGWLSTNGTADLNIVIRTAVRIGDQWRIGAGGAIVLDSDAEDEYQEMLLKAAAPLRALHHTAPAPHTPGTAGPDAAPEPAEVPDVPAAV
- a CDS encoding aminotransferase class IV, translating into MSPRHTAWFAWRPGSHLAPARPPDAPVLAADSWLVQDGRARFTAGHRARFLAACRAAGAGRGLDADGFFTQALARLPRTGAWFPRVELLGGARPVLGLRLRPCPERTGQARLSCWYGPDPRTCPTRKGPDLAALAGLRAHARGRGADDYLLTTPDGRASEATSATLLWWQDGRLCLPAPGLPVLPGITAAWITARATRLGIPLTPRDVRPADLSGHEVWLVNALHGIRPVTAWPHTPYRAGPAERAADWQRAWQDAARPLPAPRVPRPSARQAARP
- a CDS encoding FAD-dependent oxidoreductase translates to MAPPSPQAPTHPVLVVGAGPVGLTAALALRHHQIPVTVLEADPAERRRPGSRALFVHRDSLDLLGTISPGLDKTLIDHGVIWPTRRTVYRDREVFSRTYPVQHTGAATPPFTSLRQVETEKHLLRACQDAGVRFVWDAPVTGTEPGPDGVRVYTADGTVHHARFVIAADGARSTVRHALGIPMSGTRSQAFHVVVDIAEDPGHPLPLERVFTYEHPALGGRSVMRVPFAGGFQLDLQCKDGDDPEQWATEEAARAWVARVVPPAYADRLLWVSRYHFLQVVADAFTDPAHRVLLVGEASHLFPPFGARGMNSGIADAVAAADAIAQALAGGERTAAVGAFAHARREAALFNSRAAGTALAHLRPRHRRTRLLQAFSARLAPLVPAWGEWLERAPYGPRTAPATAVHGKY
- a CDS encoding class I adenylate-forming enzyme family protein; amino-acid sequence: MPRLALPEKAFYLGLLWEKAAEKHGPVPVTLDQPLATFPHAGTDLTYRSLADLVDDLAARLWHVGIRPTERVAIHKDDNFDIALLAAATARIGAVPVVLSAALSGDVTAQLLHRLEQPWLVSDAAKLSGPLSGTDLSALVRDTVLAGTAAHGRLRLLADITDAPRREPVRLHRRQTALITHSSGTTGVNKLMVHNARALFHRLLPQQLIAWPIRRKETVALAMSYVHSRFYHSLGVFLNYGNPLVILTDPDPDTVGPIFTRTRPGLVETHPNNFIQWEDLADAPGAPLSSVRYYSSTFDAIHPRTIQRLLAASHRRRPLLVQLYGQSETGPISGAWYTRKSAEKNDGRDVGFVLPGFIKLRAVDDNGRPVPRGRAGHLELRGRGTIMTYLGEDERYQKQRHDGWWRLGDMGSLHRGGRLRLIDREIDQIDTIDSNLELEDVLMSRLDELLEVIIVPGADDTPVPVICTRRDAPLDEDRWRQATAGLPALAAPLHWPFADVPRTSTWKVRRVEITRMLRDGQTPTAPATAPTA